GTAACAACACTAGAGAGAGCACTAAGAGAAGAGAACTGACTCACTGTTGTGACTCAGTATCCTTcagagacccacacacacacacacacacacacacacacacacacagctaatggCAACTCTTGCTCATGTACAGTACCTTCTGCACCCAAAGCGCCCAGTGTGGCCAGTCGCCCTGCCATCAGTCCATTTCCAAGGTAGCTGGATGAAGTCAAAGGATTGTGATACAGTTACGAAACCAACCGGGAACAGACAGTGTATGTAACAAGTAAGTCATTCTGAAAATAGGCCAAACAAATGGTGTCTGCCTGTTGTTCCCATCCTAATGACTAAGCAGATAATAGAGGTTTTCCTAATTAAAAACAGATCAGACTGAAGTTACAACAACAAAGGCACTAGCATTAACACAGTTAGTCAATACCAAAAGCCAATTTAAAAACATATGGAAATGACCTCGAAAAGAGATTAAATCAGGAAGTGATTTGATGTAATCAGATATAATTCAAATGTAGGATTATCGAATCGGTTACCTGTAAGTGTACAATTCGAATGTTGAGTTAAAGATGTCGAATCTGGCAACGTAATCAGCAACAGGAACACTTTCAATGGTTTTCTATAGTGAAATATAAAGGATATATAGTGGGCTACTAATCACTTAAGAGTTTATCTCTAGGAATGCCATCAAATGACTGACCCTCAGCTTTGGCAGGAAGGTGATCTGCGTGGATCCTCCTCCCAGATCCAAGATTCCCACTGTCTTCTTGGTTTGTGCATTCAGGTGACCTGAAAACATTTCCGTCTTTAATCCAACAGCCAAAACAGAGAGGCGCTAATCAGTTATACCTTAGATGCTATCTTCAAAAAGGCCTATTTGACACAGAATGTGCAACCCATAAGTAGGAAAAATTCCGACGCAGAGCCCGATAATGATCAGAGCTATCCCCTTGAGGCAACGGAATCATAGGTTTGAACATTCAGCCTGTATTTGTGAAGCAGGGTCTATAATAAGACACCATGATAGTTTCAGACATTAAGTTAAATTTGGACGCGAGTTTACAGTACTCACCTGTCAGATAGTTCAAAGATATCCAAGCCAGGATTCCTACATTAAAGAGATAAGCACACCAAGAAACAGAAAACGGACATTTCAGGTGGAACGCACAAGGTAATTTTAGAAAAGCTGACGACAAATTTTCACAGTAATTACAATGGTTACAGCATATACAAACGTGCAAACACAGGAGTAAGAACTATAATTCTATAAACAAGGTTGAAATGCTGACAAATCAGTTACACTGTGGCACAACAGACAATAACTTTTCACCATATAATTACAGACTTTTAAGGTCACAACAACTTTGTGGCGAAGAGCAATTTCATTTTCTTAAATATCATCATAAAAGACAGCAATAATCTGCTGCAAGTCTGCAGTCAACAAAAGATGCCTCATGGAAATTGCACAGCACACATAAAGTAGGGCAGAAGGATCACTGATGCCACCTACAAAGTGCTACAGGAAGAACATGAGTGGCTGTGATAACCTGACGAATGTGTTGCTTGTCAGGGCAGAGGGTGGGCAGACGTTACCTTCATTTGTGCCGTTCATTACGCTGACGCTGTTGTCTGGGACCAAAAACGGAGAGTCATCAAACACATGTTGAACCTGAGGAAGAGAggcagaatgagagagagagagagagagagagaaagggagagagggggaatgagagcaTGAGGGCACCAAGAAAAGCAGCAGAGAAATAGCCTTAATGGTATCTACTGTAATGGTAGCTCATACAGAGATGCCCTCCGCTTGAAGGGATTAATTAATTCCTTCagggggattaataaagtataatttATCTTCCAAGGTGCCCCAGGGCCATCTATTGCCATCCTATCCCCTCCACAAGAGCCTTCCAGACTAAGCTCACACCACTCTGATAACAATATGTACCACCTGCCATAACGCTGAAAATGTTCTTTCCCCTTCTGCCTGCTCCTTCCCTGGATAAGAGGTTGAACTTTCCCTAGAAAGTGACAGATAACATAGCACCAAACAACTCccttatgataaaaaaaaaaaaaaaaaactgcactctACGTTACAGAGGTCTTAACAGTATGTCATGTCTCAGTACCAATGCACTCTTTTACCTGCTTCAAAATAAGCTGGGCTTTCTCTGCAGCCAGCAGCCGAAGTCCAGCTGTAGCTCGGAGAACCAGTGGAGTTCTCTTCCACTCCAGACGAGGCACAGTCTTCTTGGCCACCTTCAATAACATCCTCACTGTGTGTCCAGCCTTTAAAAACAGTCACAAATGCTCGTTACAAAACAGCACCACTCAGAACGGTCTTTTGACAACAGGGTGAGTTGAGAAAACTGAAGTGTTACATATCAGGCTGCTGAATATTCACTTGTTTGTCATTTTACTTTTCTCACTTCCTACTTACTTTCATTAGCAATGTGATTTGCTGCAGTGGGAGGCTACTGGCAATGTTTCTGAATACAATGTAGAGCCAGCTGACCGTTTCCTTCGACTTAAACAATTAGATTTGACAATGAACTCACCATTTCAGGGGAGTCAGCATATGCTGACAAACCAGGCTTTATGGAATGGAACATCTCATTGTCCAAAACAGGCAGCTCTAAAAGAAGATAGAGAATAGAAGATTAGCCCACATCAAATATGCAGCAGCTATTTAAAGCATTAAGAGGCCTAAATCTGCTTAGCATACATTTGCTGAATATCTGACAAAATAGGATTATTTCTGAAGTGAAGTTGAGTATAACCTATGTCCCCTGAGGTGAAAATGTACAGGTTTACAGAATGGAGAGGCTGTGAGGATGCTGTTTGCATTGTAAATCAATTGATCTCAGGCCACGTAAATACATGACATGATGCACTTAGTGAAGTAAATACACATATGATTTAACCTGCCTCTCATCCTGGATGCTGGTATGATAACATCAGTAAAAGAGCAGAGGAAAGCCGGTCAGAGTAATCTGTCCAATATTACCTGAGTCACTCTGGATGAAGGTGTAGATGTGGATGCGTGTCCCTGTGCTCCCTGCATCAAACATCACTGCATAGAAGATGCGGCTGTGGTTTGCTGGGCGGCTGAGACTGGGAAGGATGCCCCACATGTTGTCGGTCAAATCCAGGAGAGAGGTCTTGACCTGGGCTCGGCTCAGCCCTGTGACAGAGAGCAGGACCAGGAGTAGAAGTGGCACAGTGAGCTTCATCTTCATTCTGGAGAATCAACCAAAGAACAATATTATTCTTTCTACAGCACTTGTAAAGATACTATTTTTATTAAAAGGGTTTGAACTGCTAAAAAGAAGCAGCTCAAACTGCTGCTGACTAGATAAATGACAGCATGCCAAGCAACAGAGGAAGAAGCAATAGAGACCACGCCCCGTCAGACTTGCTAACCAACCAGAGACATGCCCCAAAATCAACCTCTCTACCTGCTGAGTCAACTCCTATAGAGAAGttagaaaacattacaccaccaccatgTTGGACTTAACTTGGTGGACTTTAAACATTTGATCTTTCGATCAATACACAGCAACTCAACCATGTCTGAACATCTCTCTAGAAAACTCATATTTAATGCGAGCCATCATGATTTCAGTGAGGCACTGCTCTGTGGGAAACCCCTGCTGAGACACGGTCACTCTGCTTACATTGAAAATTCAGAGACTGAAGACATGAGAAATTCTACTGCACGTGAAATCCAATTTAAGTGTTGAATGTTGAGCATTTAACTTGCGCTGTTGCCAAGAGCAAGTTACAAAAATTAATAGAAATGCTACAACTTGACAGTGGACATACCATAGGAATTACTTTATAGTCGGCCCCTTTATTATTTATCACTGAAATGTTTCAGCAGCTAAGTGGGAATTTGTAACGAGGAGTAATGACTAAAGATACATTCCTGAAGGTTTTATTTGCCTACTGCAAAGGGTGCATGCTCCTCTGTGCGACTTTAAAATGAAGCATGAGATCATTTTCATTTGTGGCCTGGATTTTTGCTCATTTGTAGCTACTCACTGCTAGAAAAAGATAGAAATACTAAACATCAAAATACACCAGGCCTCATAAATTTACAGAACTAGTTATGTGTGTAAGAAACTGCCACTGAACTTCATGTCATGGCCATCCTATAAAACGATGAGTCACATACCCTACATCTCAGTATTTGAGAAGAGCATGTATTACTACGAAGACATCTTCATAAATCTGGCAGTGTGGACTTATGAGACTATGGTTTTACCGAGGTCTCCAGTGACTTGTTTTAATGTAAAGTAAATATGTGGCTCCAGAGTGGGCAGTATGCTCTGAGGCAAAGCAAAAAAGGGAACTGTGTCAGCCTTGGAGAAGAAAGCCTTGAATGATTCACTCAAAATCACCTTATAATCCTGATCAATTCTtgcaacattttttgaaaacttGCTTGTAGTAATGGGGAACTAccggaattgttgggtctttgtaaattatagtgtgtggtctagacctactctatctgtaaagcgtcttgagataactcttgttatgatttgatactataaataaaattaaattgaatgtGTAGTTCTTAAATAGCTTAAAAGGCAGTAGACACATGCAACCGAGACTCTAAACTctcaaaatcacattgtagaaCTAGTTCctgatttaaaacaatgttCTGACTGCAGCATTGGTTACCTAGTAGTGTTTATCAGTATTACCAAACTATGCAAACCATACTGTCTGAGAGCAATGTATActgcaaacaaaaacagaagagtATTTTGTGATTATTGCTAGGAATATAAGCCATACATTTCCACATAACCTTGTAGAAATTTCAAAAGAAATGTTGAGGAGTTTCTTGaacctttgtttttataaagttATATAAGGTATTTGAgttgtaatgtttttaattcattataTAGTGGTTTAGGATGCTTATACTGAATCTTTCTTGGGCTGTCTCACTTGATATGGAATTTAAAAAGAGGCATGCCGGCGGACAATGGCAATTGCCATTGCCAAGAACGTACTTTTACTGTAGCAGTAACAGAAAGTAACCATAAAAATATACTTCTACAGTGTCCATAAAGGTTATAATCAACTGTCGGTTTTGCTTTTTGAACTAAGGTGGTGTCAGTGAGCAGGAGGTTTCATAAGCCAATGTTCTCCGGCTGGATGTGAATTCAGCAGAAGGAAATAAGCAGGTTATATATAAATAGTCATGCATTCAATTCACAGGTTAGCTAGATACACGCAGCACTACAGTATTTCTAGAAAACAAACTCTTGAGTTCTAAAGGTTATCATTAACGTTATTTCTCACGTTAGTTatgataacgttagctagcgtgAATGCTACGTTAAAGAAAGCTAGGCGGTGAAGTTTGTTAAAAAGCTATCTACGTTAGTTAGCCGCACGTTACAGCGTGTTCTTCGAAGAACCTAAAACTtgtccaaaaacaataaaacacgcAAGTAAAAACATCTGTAGCTAACTTTGGGGAGTGCTTTCTGAACGCTAAACACAGTCCGAGCTCACCATGATGTCTGTCCGTCTGGTAACACGACTCGTCGTCTCGCAGCTGAGTCGTCGTGACGTCACCCGTGTTGTGATAAAGTTGTTTTCAGTCTCATGCAGGGCTCATCAGTGGATGACCGAATAAAACATGCTGAGTACAAAACAGATAGCCCACAAAGAACAAAACAGCCTGTTGTGTCAAAGGATATGCCAGCATGAGCATAATTGTGTGAATGCTAATTgaccactttttttgacatactgtatacattttttaacattcaacattacttttttttgtatcacttttttcgacatgctatactgtgacttttttgtcacttttttcaatatactatactatgactgttttatcaccttttttcgATACACTAtgctatcacttttttcgacgtactatactatggcctttttcgacgtactatactatgactgttttatcacttttttcgatacactactatactatgactttttttcactttattcaccatacta
The Sander vitreus isolate 19-12246 chromosome 18, sanVit1, whole genome shotgun sequence genome window above contains:
- the entpd5b gene encoding ectonucleoside triphosphate diphosphohydrolase 5 isoform X1, which produces MKMKLTVPLLLLVLLSVTGLSRAQVKTSLLDLTDNMWGILPSLSRPANHSRIFYAVMFDAGSTGTRIHIYTFIQSDSELPVLDNEMFHSIKPGLSAYADSPEMAGHTVRMLLKVAKKTVPRLEWKRTPLVLRATAGLRLLAAEKAQLILKQVQHVFDDSPFLVPDNSVSVMNGTNEGILAWISLNYLTGHLNAQTKKTVGILDLGGGSTQITFLPKLRKTIESVPVADYVARFDIFNSTFELYTYSYLGNGLMAGRLATLGALGAEGLEWRVFKSPCLPKKFRDEWRFGGLTYQVSGDPNGYAGYKLCYQEVLKVVKGIIHQPYELEDSNVFYAFSYYFDRAVDAGLIDGVRGGMLEVRDFKKRAKEGEMVCNKMTKYPPISSFLCMDLTYITCLLKDGFGFKESTVLQLTKKVNNVEASWALGATLDHFHNLKIH
- the entpd5b gene encoding ectonucleoside triphosphate diphosphohydrolase 5 isoform X2, yielding MKMKLTVPLLLLVLLSVTGLSRAQVKTSLLDLTDNMWGILPSLSRPANHSRIFYAVMFDAGSTGTRIHIYTFIQSDSELPVLDNEMFHSIKPGLSAYADSPEMAGHTVRMLLKVAKKTVPRLEWKRTPLVLRATAGLRLLAAEKAQLILKQVQHVFDDSPFLVPDNSVSVMNGTNEGILAWISLNYLTGHLNAQTKKTVGILDLGGGSTQITFLPKLRKTIESVPVADYVARFDIFNSTFELYTYSYLGNGLMAGRLATLGALGAEGLEWRVFKSPCLPKKFRDEWRFGGLTYQVSGDPNGYAGYKLCYQEVLKVVKGIIHQPYELEDSNVFYAFSYYFDRAVDAGLIDGVRGGMLEVRDFKKRAKEVCNKMTKYPPISSFLCMDLTYITCLLKDGFGFKESTVLQLTKKVNNVEASWALGATLDHFHNLKIH